Proteins encoded in a region of the Acidobacteriota bacterium genome:
- a CDS encoding CPXCG motif-containing cysteine-rich protein, translating to MEIEHFFTCPYCWQEISFILDPSVAEQSYVEDCEVCCRPIRVDYTSDGEEIMDFTASALDD from the coding sequence ATGGAAATAGAACACTTCTTTACCTGCCCCTATTGCTGGCAGGAGATCTCATTCATTCTCGACCCCTCGGTCGCGGAGCAGAGTTATGTAGAAGACTGCGAGGTCTGTTGCCGGCCAATACGCGTCGATTACACATCGGACGGCGAGGAAATAATGGACTTCACCGCATCGGCCCTCGACGACTAA
- a CDS encoding ATP-binding protein has product MQRRILIIDDHDDLASSLHEVFSHVGHTVDVLLSRAAAVERSDIESFDLVISDLDVISPRGAAGENGSGPVCLPHLSEESDAEHIKAFKICAANYRREGFDEEELKNLVATTLDYKIRYVDTIESVKDLHEYIEFELPSAISLMHIVLDYLMKRVEKLGVIKPEQSNLFIALDEAFVNAVKHGNKFDAAKLVRIAAEVSSKEARFTIEDEGEGFDVKNIPDPLDPENLFKTSGRGVLFIYNIMDEVAYNDRGNRLTMVKKAAEPIEPSA; this is encoded by the coding sequence ATGCAGCGTCGGATACTGATAATTGATGACCACGACGATCTGGCCTCGTCCTTGCACGAGGTCTTTTCCCACGTTGGGCATACAGTTGACGTTCTGCTTAGTCGTGCCGCCGCGGTCGAACGAAGCGATATAGAGTCGTTTGACCTTGTGATCAGCGACCTGGATGTCATTAGCCCCCGCGGAGCAGCGGGCGAGAATGGCAGCGGGCCCGTTTGCCTTCCTCATCTTTCAGAAGAGAGCGATGCCGAGCACATCAAGGCGTTTAAGATATGTGCCGCAAATTATCGCCGCGAAGGCTTTGACGAAGAGGAGCTGAAAAACCTTGTCGCGACCACCCTTGATTACAAGATCCGATATGTGGATACCATCGAAAGTGTTAAGGACCTTCACGAATACATCGAGTTTGAATTGCCGAGTGCGATCTCGCTGATGCACATTGTGCTCGACTATCTTATGAAACGCGTGGAGAAGCTCGGTGTGATCAAGCCCGAGCAGTCCAACCTCTTCATTGCTCTTGATGAGGCTTTCGTAAACGCGGTAAAGCACGGGAACAAATTCGATGCTGCAAAGCTGGTGCGGATCGCGGCCGAGGTCTCGAGCAAAGAGGCCCGCTTTACCATCGAGGACGAAGGCGAAGGCTTTGACGTCAAGAATATCCCCGACCCGCTCGACCCCGAAAATCTTTTCAAAACCAGTGGCCGCGGCGTCCTTTTTATCTACAACATAATGGACGAGGTCGCCTACAACGACCGCGGCAACCGGCTGACGATGGTGAAGAAGGCTGCCGAACCGATCGAGCCCTCTGCATAG
- a CDS encoding AbrB/MazE/SpoVT family DNA-binding domain-containing protein, with protein MGHVVRTRVTQGGRIVIPAEMRRRLGIEIGDQVNLEHRGDSLTVTSSQAALRRIQKRLQKAIPPGVSLVDELIAERREEAKNE; from the coding sequence ATGGGGCATGTGGTGCGGACAAGAGTAACTCAGGGCGGTAGGATCGTGATCCCGGCAGAAATGCGACGCCGTCTCGGGATTGAGATCGGCGACCAGGTGAACCTCGAGCATCGCGGTGATTCTCTCACCGTGACGTCAAGCCAAGCGGCGTTGCGACGCATTCAGAAGCGACTTCAGAAGGCGATTCCACCCGGCGTTTCGTTGGTCGACGAGCTTATTGCCGAAAGGCGAGAGGAAGCAAAGAATGAGTAA
- a CDS encoding NAD+ synthase, with translation MPGLKYNHLMRVTIGQINTTNGDIEGNVAKVLAAIGQAKADGSDIIVFPEVAIHGYTSQDWFQDRDIINSSLEPLDRIIAATEGITAVVGTIRPNTERDGRRLFNSAAVISNGRLVRFVDKTLLPEYDVFDDPRYFEPETDPNGIVEITGRDGEPCKLGVVVCEDFWNDKTFWRERLYEKDPTDIVIERGAELIVAINASPYNKGKIGLRCEMVSHRARANRVPIVFVNLVGGNDGIIFDGASLVADAEGDIILQAAAFEEFVETVELDIRRPDARGISGDEVESIRRALVLGIRDYAAKNGFRTAVLGLSGGIDSALVAALACEAMGPENVLCVMMPSPFSSEGSIKDSEELVANLGCQSRIEPISDTFEVLLRQMGLDKPTRGGDSLAAENMQSRIRGVILMAISNAEGRLVLSTGNKSELAVGYCTLYGDTNGGLAVLGDVLKTEVWQIARHINAAAGREVIPQAIIDKKPSAELAPNQFDQDSLPPYELMDPVLRMYFEQKASPAEIIAAGNDAELVFSILNKVEHPANEFKRRQLPPTLIISKNAIGVGRRRPITHKYRRKMSEPPA, from the coding sequence TTGCCCGGATTAAAATATAATCACCTTATGCGGGTGACGATCGGGCAGATCAATACGACCAACGGCGACATTGAAGGAAACGTGGCGAAGGTGCTGGCGGCCATCGGGCAGGCGAAGGCCGATGGCTCGGACATCATTGTTTTCCCCGAGGTCGCGATCCACGGCTATACGTCGCAGGATTGGTTTCAGGACCGCGACATCATCAACTCCTCGCTCGAGCCGCTCGACCGCATCATTGCCGCGACCGAGGGCATAACCGCCGTTGTCGGCACCATCCGCCCGAATACCGAACGCGACGGCCGGCGGCTTTTTAACTCGGCGGCGGTGATCTCGAATGGCCGCTTAGTCCGATTTGTCGATAAGACCCTTCTGCCGGAGTATGACGTCTTCGACGACCCGCGTTACTTTGAGCCCGAGACCGACCCGAACGGCATTGTTGAGATCACCGGCCGCGATGGCGAGCCGTGTAAGCTCGGCGTCGTCGTTTGCGAGGACTTCTGGAACGACAAGACCTTTTGGCGGGAGCGGCTCTATGAGAAAGACCCGACCGATATCGTCATCGAACGCGGTGCCGAGCTGATCGTTGCCATCAACGCCTCGCCGTATAACAAGGGGAAGATCGGGCTGCGATGCGAGATGGTTTCGCACCGGGCGAGGGCGAATCGCGTGCCGATCGTTTTCGTCAATCTGGTCGGCGGAAACGACGGCATCATCTTTGACGGTGCAAGCCTCGTGGCCGATGCCGAGGGCGACATTATCCTCCAGGCGGCGGCCTTTGAGGAATTCGTCGAAACGGTCGAGCTCGACATTCGGCGGCCGGATGCCCGCGGGATCTCGGGCGACGAGGTCGAATCGATCCGCCGTGCTCTTGTGCTCGGCATTCGCGACTACGCAGCAAAGAACGGCTTCCGGACCGCTGTGCTCGGGCTTTCGGGCGGGATCGATTCGGCGCTCGTCGCGGCCCTCGCCTGCGAGGCGATGGGGCCGGAGAACGTGCTTTGCGTAATGATGCCGTCGCCATTTTCGTCCGAAGGGAGCATCAAGGACAGCGAGGAGCTGGTCGCAAATCTCGGCTGCCAAAGCCGAATCGAACCGATCAGCGACACCTTTGAAGTGCTGCTCCGGCAGATGGGGCTTGATAAACCGACGCGGGGCGGCGACTCGCTCGCGGCCGAGAACATGCAGTCGCGGATCCGCGGCGTGATCCTGATGGCCATCTCGAACGCCGAGGGCCGGCTTGTGCTCTCGACCGGCAACAAGAGCGAGTTGGCGGTCGGATACTGCACGCTGTATGGCGATACGAACGGCGGGCTCGCCGTGCTCGGCGACGTGCTCAAGACCGAGGTCTGGCAGATCGCCCGCCACATCAACGCCGCGGCCGGCAGGGAAGTGATCCCGCAGGCGATCATCGATAAGAAGCCCTCGGCCGAGCTTGCCCCGAACCAATTTGACCAGGACAGCCTGCCGCCATACGAGCTGATGGACCCGGTGCTGCGGATGTATTTCGAACAGAAGGCCTCGCCCGCCGAGATCATCGCCGCCGGCAACGACGCCGAGCTCGTCTTTTCGATACTCAACAAGGTCGAGCACCCGGCAAACGAATTCAAACGCCGCCAGCTCCCGCCGACGCTTATAATTTCGAAAAACGCCATCGGAGTTGGCCGCCGCCGACCCATAACCCACAAATACCGCCGCAAGATGTCGGAACCGCCTGCGTAA
- a CDS encoding TlyA family RNA methyltransferase: MEKKERIDKLLHDRGLAPSRSKAQAMVMAGVVLVGDRRVEKPSETFAPKAAIRIKGDAPEARYVGRGGLKLEHALREFALDVAGTECIDIGSSTGGFTDCLLQHGAKGVVAIDAGTNQLDWKLRSDPRVDVRENTNARELKPYDFVSPFDLAVMDVSFISVTKIIPAIVPLLRPEGKLVILIKPQFEVGKGEVGKGGIVREPEKHERVVNEVNEFAASAGLTVLGVTESPITGAEGNKEFLGCYERS; the protein is encoded by the coding sequence ATGGAGAAAAAGGAACGCATCGACAAATTGCTCCACGACCGCGGCCTCGCTCCATCGCGGTCAAAGGCACAGGCGATGGTGATGGCCGGCGTCGTCCTTGTCGGAGATCGCCGCGTCGAGAAGCCATCGGAGACATTCGCTCCGAAGGCTGCCATTCGCATAAAGGGCGACGCCCCCGAGGCTCGATACGTCGGCCGCGGCGGGCTCAAGCTTGAGCATGCACTTCGCGAATTTGCCCTCGACGTTGCCGGAACCGAGTGTATCGATATCGGCTCCTCGACCGGCGGTTTCACCGATTGCCTGCTCCAGCACGGCGCAAAGGGCGTTGTCGCAATAGACGCCGGAACGAACCAGCTCGACTGGAAGCTCCGGAGCGACCCTCGCGTTGATGTTCGTGAGAACACAAATGCTCGCGAATTGAAGCCTTATGATTTCGTCTCGCCGTTTGACCTCGCCGTTATGGATGTCTCGTTCATATCGGTCACAAAGATCATCCCGGCGATCGTTCCGCTTCTTCGCCCAGAGGGCAAGCTTGTCATCCTCATCAAACCGCAATTCGAGGTCGGCAAGGGCGAGGTCGGCAAAGGCGGCATTGTGCGTGAACCGGAAAAGCACGAACGCGTCGTAAACGAGGTAAATGAATTCGCGGCATCGGCAGGGCTCACCGTGCTCGGGGTCACCGAATCGCCGATCACGGGAGCGGAAGGCAACAAGGAGTTTCTTGGTTGTTATGAGCGAAGCTGA
- a CDS encoding lysophospholipid acyltransferase family protein: MPELTESAYQFAGLERYTFGQRLVIRLAGLAFYLAIRIIGSTLRFERTGWENFEAIEAAGRLPIYAFWHDRIVAGTYYFRDRGIIVLSSTSFDSEYTARCIQRFGFGIIKGSSTRGGIQALVGMIRMMKQGYPMAFTLDGPKGPRYEAKSGPILLAKKTGNPLMPFVIEANSFWTIGSWDRLQIPKPFTRANVIIGTPIYVDKNARDEELEAKRLELQASLDELVERGSAWRTGS; encoded by the coding sequence GTGCCGGAACTTACGGAAAGCGCTTACCAATTTGCAGGGCTCGAACGTTACACTTTCGGCCAGCGGTTGGTCATTCGTCTTGCCGGCCTTGCCTTCTATCTCGCGATCCGGATCATCGGCTCTACACTCCGGTTCGAACGTACAGGCTGGGAAAACTTCGAGGCGATCGAGGCCGCCGGGCGGCTCCCGATCTATGCCTTCTGGCACGACCGCATCGTCGCCGGAACCTACTATTTCCGCGACCGCGGCATCATCGTTCTCTCATCGACCAGCTTTGACAGCGAGTACACCGCCCGCTGCATTCAGCGGTTTGGCTTCGGAATTATCAAGGGCTCCTCGACCCGCGGCGGGATCCAGGCACTCGTCGGAATGATCCGTATGATGAAGCAGGGCTACCCGATGGCATTCACACTCGATGGGCCAAAAGGCCCGCGTTACGAGGCGAAATCAGGGCCTATCTTGCTCGCAAAAAAGACGGGCAATCCGCTGATGCCTTTTGTGATCGAGGCGAATAGTTTTTGGACCATCGGGAGCTGGGACCGGCTGCAGATCCCAAAACCTTTCACGCGGGCGAACGTCATCATCGGAACGCCGATCTACGTCGATAAAAACGCTCGCGACGAAGAGCTTGAGGCAAAGCGGCTTGAGCTTCAGGCTTCGCTAGACGAACTCGTCGAAAGAGGCTCAGCTTGGAGAACAGGGTCGTGA
- a CDS encoding type II toxin-antitoxin system VapC family toxin: MSKWVLDSSAILAALQGEPGAERVEAVIGDSQASAVNIAEVFTKLAEAGQLNKHVLDDFYSLGIEIIDFDTDQARKTAELRPLTKHMGLSLGDRSCLALALSMKATAVTADGAWKKITFCKVDVIR, translated from the coding sequence ATGAGTAAGTGGGTACTTGATTCTTCAGCGATCCTCGCCGCCCTTCAAGGAGAACCGGGAGCCGAAAGGGTCGAGGCCGTGATCGGCGATTCACAAGCGAGCGCTGTGAACATTGCCGAGGTATTCACAAAACTCGCCGAAGCTGGCCAACTCAATAAGCATGTGCTTGATGATTTCTATTCTCTCGGAATCGAGATAATCGATTTTGATACCGATCAAGCTCGCAAAACGGCTGAGCTCCGTCCGCTCACAAAACACATGGGCCTTTCGCTCGGGGATCGAAGCTGCCTCGCTTTGGCGCTGAGTATGAAAGCGACGGCGGTGACGGCGGACGGAGCCTGGAAAAAGATCACGTTCTGCAAGGTCGATGTGATCCGCTAG
- a CDS encoding COX15/CtaA family protein — protein sequence MADTDESIKTAWQTKLSAFARFAWFAVAYNLLVILWGVFLRASHSGDGCGQHWITCHGEPIPSAPELKTLIEFSHRVTSLLAGFIVIALVIWAFRQFPKRHLVRRLALLSLFFIIVEGAIGGGLVLTGNTAGNWTPTRPYWTAGHLINTFILMAFLTLTAWYASGPRRLTFTARRKVWVLLFVGMAAIFITGITGSMSALSTMLFPSETLAEGIAKDFDPDSHILLRLRILHPILSIFTAVFLVFLSDAVKKASGRVSVAKWGNWMSGLVLVQIAWGAATLLMLAPIVMQLGHLLFADLIWLAFVLMAAAAISEDDHDPVLQAEPLSTSSSSEA from the coding sequence ATGGCCGACACAGACGAATCTATCAAAACAGCCTGGCAAACGAAATTGAGCGCGTTCGCCCGCTTCGCGTGGTTTGCGGTCGCTTATAACCTCCTGGTGATACTGTGGGGCGTTTTTCTGCGGGCGTCACACTCCGGCGATGGTTGCGGCCAACACTGGATAACCTGTCACGGCGAGCCGATACCTTCGGCCCCTGAACTCAAAACTCTCATCGAGTTCTCGCATCGCGTTACGAGCCTGCTGGCGGGTTTTATCGTCATCGCTTTGGTCATCTGGGCATTCCGCCAGTTCCCGAAGCGGCATCTGGTTCGGCGGCTGGCTTTGCTCTCGTTGTTTTTCATTATCGTCGAAGGGGCGATCGGCGGCGGGCTTGTCTTGACCGGGAACACGGCCGGGAATTGGACGCCGACGCGGCCTTACTGGACCGCCGGCCATTTGATAAACACATTCATTCTGATGGCGTTCCTTACGCTAACGGCCTGGTATGCAAGCGGGCCGCGGCGGCTGACGTTTACGGCTCGGCGAAAGGTCTGGGTGCTGCTATTTGTTGGAATGGCGGCGATATTTATTACCGGCATCACCGGATCGATGTCCGCTCTTTCAACGATGCTGTTTCCCTCCGAGACGCTTGCCGAGGGCATCGCGAAAGACTTCGACCCGGATTCGCACATCCTGCTCCGGCTGCGTATTCTTCACCCGATCCTTTCGATCTTTACGGCGGTGTTCCTCGTCTTTCTCTCGGACGCGGTAAAAAAGGCATCGGGCCGGGTTTCGGTTGCGAAGTGGGGGAATTGGATGTCGGGCCTTGTTCTCGTGCAGATCGCATGGGGAGCGGCCACGCTCTTGATGCTGGCACCGATCGTGATGCAGCTAGGGCATCTGCTGTTTGCCGACCTGATATGGCTTGCATTCGTGCTGATGGCGGCCGCGGCTATTTCAGAGGATGATCACGACCCTGTTCTCCAAGCTGAGCCTCTTTCGACGAGTTCGTCTAGCGAAGCCTGA
- a CDS encoding redoxin domain-containing protein, with protein MNLLAILFVTFVFACSAVGTCGQMKTTERSRTEPVAVGQAAPDFTLNDHNGQSVTLSTLGRPAVIVFYRGYWCPFCAKQLADLRGLLKASDDVAMFAISVDPAEKSRELAAKIEKDGKGKMNFRLLSDPESKTIDAYGVYDPSYAGKGFDGIPHASVFVIDGQGKVVWARIETDYKQRPTLDEIRAGIDLAKR; from the coding sequence ATGAACCTCTTAGCAATTCTTTTTGTTACATTCGTTTTTGCATGTTCGGCCGTCGGCACCTGCGGTCAAATGAAAACTACCGAACGCTCGCGGACCGAGCCGGTCGCTGTCGGCCAGGCGGCTCCGGATTTCACGCTCAACGACCACAACGGCCAAAGCGTCACCCTTTCAACGCTGGGCCGACCGGCGGTCATCGTCTTTTACCGTGGATATTGGTGCCCCTTCTGCGCGAAACAGCTTGCCGACCTCCGCGGGCTTTTGAAAGCGAGCGACGATGTCGCGATGTTTGCGATCTCGGTCGACCCCGCTGAAAAGAGCCGCGAACTGGCCGCAAAGATCGAAAAGGACGGCAAAGGGAAGATGAACTTCCGGCTGCTCTCCGACCCCGAAAGCAAAACCATCGACGCCTACGGAGTTTACGACCCGAGCTACGCCGGAAAGGGCTTCGACGGCATTCCCCATGCGTCGGTTTTCGTAATTGACGGTCAGGGAAAAGTCGTATGGGCCCGGATTGAGACCGACTACAAACAGCGGCCGACCTTAGACGAGATAAGGGCCGGGATCGATCTCGCAAAGCGTTAA